Proteins encoded by one window of Nicotiana tabacum cultivar K326 chromosome 10, ASM71507v2, whole genome shotgun sequence:
- the LOC107766345 gene encoding protein HOMOLOG OF MAMMALIAN LYST-INTERACTING PROTEIN 5 isoform X2, translating to MERGLKIPQKERTKTTNSLLVSLINQLEKDKKSLELGPDDHLHVEGFALNVFAKADKQDRAGRADLNTAKTFYAASIFFEILNQFGELQPDLEQKQKYAAWKAADIRKALKEGRKPVPGPPGDERDISELSSAQNDTYDLQPGGTDSVIKPAPESDSVIKPGPESDSFSHVHDDAHYSANRPSPPAATPPPPPSRVPPSPPAATTPTPPHIPPSPPSYFSDEYPSHNDYSSHNFQQTPSVNISENLSYSPSYHHQPYVQEPQSHLPQHYPSHDVPSYSYPNFQSYPSFMESSLPSAPSHNPSYYQGADASYSTLASSSTANFSSNAQHSSSERNGTASQAAAAPTKSYEYDSNYQPPPDKIAEAHKAARFAVGALAFDDVSIAVDYLKKSLELLTNPSADQ from the exons ATGGAGCGAGGGTTGAAGATTCCTCAAAAAGAGCGTACAAAGACCACTAATTCCCTCCTTGTCTCCCTTATTAATCAACTCGAAAAG GATAAGAAGTCACTGGAATTGGGGCCCGATGATCATTTGCATGTGGAGGGATTTGCCTTGAATGTTTTTGCAAAGGCAGATAAACAAGATCGAGCTGGGCGAGCAGACTT GAATACAGCGAAGACATTTTATGCCGCGAGTATCTTTTTTGAGATCCTTAATCAGTTTGGTGAACTCCAGCCAGAT CTTGAGCAGAAACAGAAGTATGCAGCTTGGAAGGCAGCAGATATAAGGAAAGCTTTGAAAGAAGGAAGGAAGCCTGTACCAGGCCCTCCTGGTGATGAAAGAGATATTTCGGAGCTGTCCAGTGCACAAAATGATACATAT GATCTTCAACCTGGTGGAACTGATTCAGTCATCAAACCCGCACCAGAATCCGATTCAGTCATCAAACCTGGACCAGAATCCGATTCATTTAGTCACGTACATGACGATGCACATTATTCTGCAAATAGACCGTCTCCTCCAGCAGCCACCCCACCACCTCCTCCTTCACGTGTCCCTCCGTCACCTCCGGCAGCCACCACACCAACTCCTCCACATATCCCTCCATCACCTCCTTCATATTTTAGTGATGAGTATCCTTCTCATAATGACTATTCTTCTCATAATTTCCAGCAGACTCCATCAGTTAATATATCTGAAAATCTGTCTTACTCTCCGTCGTATCACCATCAACCTTATGTGCAAGAACCACAGTCTCACTTGCCACAGCACTACCCTTCGCATGATGTTCCCTCGTATTCATATCCCAATTTCCAGTCATATCCTAGCTTTATGGAGAGCAGCCTTCCTTCTGCGCCATCACATAACCCTTCTTACTACCAAGGCGCTGATGCTTCGTATTCCACATTGGCCTCATCAAGCACTGCAAACTTTTCATCAAACGCTCAACACAGCTCAAGTGAGAGAAATGGGACTGCATCACAAGCTGCAGCTGCTCCCACTAAATCATATGAGTACGACAGCAATTACCAGCCTCCTCCGGATAAAATAGCTGAAGCACACAAGGCTGCAAGGTTTGCTGTTGGGGCTCTGGCATTTGATGATGTCTCTATCGCCGTAGACTACCTCAAAAAATCACTTGAGCTGTTAACAAACCCATCAGCTGATCAATGA
- the LOC107766345 gene encoding protein HOMOLOG OF MAMMALIAN LYST-INTERACTING PROTEIN 5 isoform X1 yields MSKENEPAKLLLPYLQRADELQKHEPLVAYYCRLYAMERGLKIPQKERTKTTNSLLVSLINQLEKDKKSLELGPDDHLHVEGFALNVFAKADKQDRAGRADLNTAKTFYAASIFFEILNQFGELQPDLEQKQKYAAWKAADIRKALKEGRKPVPGPPGDERDISELSSAQNDTYDLQPGGTDSVIKPAPESDSVIKPGPESDSFSHVHDDAHYSANRPSPPAATPPPPPSRVPPSPPAATTPTPPHIPPSPPSYFSDEYPSHNDYSSHNFQQTPSVNISENLSYSPSYHHQPYVQEPQSHLPQHYPSHDVPSYSYPNFQSYPSFMESSLPSAPSHNPSYYQGADASYSTLASSSTANFSSNAQHSSSERNGTASQAAAAPTKSYEYDSNYQPPPDKIAEAHKAARFAVGALAFDDVSIAVDYLKKSLELLTNPSADQ; encoded by the exons ATGTCGAAGGAGAACGAACCGGCAAAGCTGCTATTACCTTACCTTCAACGCGCCGATGAGTTGCAGAAACACGAACCCCTCGTTGCCTACTACT GTCGGTTGTACGCAATGGAGCGAGGGTTGAAGATTCCTCAAAAAGAGCGTACAAAGACCACTAATTCCCTCCTTGTCTCCCTTATTAATCAACTCGAAAAG GATAAGAAGTCACTGGAATTGGGGCCCGATGATCATTTGCATGTGGAGGGATTTGCCTTGAATGTTTTTGCAAAGGCAGATAAACAAGATCGAGCTGGGCGAGCAGACTT GAATACAGCGAAGACATTTTATGCCGCGAGTATCTTTTTTGAGATCCTTAATCAGTTTGGTGAACTCCAGCCAGAT CTTGAGCAGAAACAGAAGTATGCAGCTTGGAAGGCAGCAGATATAAGGAAAGCTTTGAAAGAAGGAAGGAAGCCTGTACCAGGCCCTCCTGGTGATGAAAGAGATATTTCGGAGCTGTCCAGTGCACAAAATGATACATAT GATCTTCAACCTGGTGGAACTGATTCAGTCATCAAACCCGCACCAGAATCCGATTCAGTCATCAAACCTGGACCAGAATCCGATTCATTTAGTCACGTACATGACGATGCACATTATTCTGCAAATAGACCGTCTCCTCCAGCAGCCACCCCACCACCTCCTCCTTCACGTGTCCCTCCGTCACCTCCGGCAGCCACCACACCAACTCCTCCACATATCCCTCCATCACCTCCTTCATATTTTAGTGATGAGTATCCTTCTCATAATGACTATTCTTCTCATAATTTCCAGCAGACTCCATCAGTTAATATATCTGAAAATCTGTCTTACTCTCCGTCGTATCACCATCAACCTTATGTGCAAGAACCACAGTCTCACTTGCCACAGCACTACCCTTCGCATGATGTTCCCTCGTATTCATATCCCAATTTCCAGTCATATCCTAGCTTTATGGAGAGCAGCCTTCCTTCTGCGCCATCACATAACCCTTCTTACTACCAAGGCGCTGATGCTTCGTATTCCACATTGGCCTCATCAAGCACTGCAAACTTTTCATCAAACGCTCAACACAGCTCAAGTGAGAGAAATGGGACTGCATCACAAGCTGCAGCTGCTCCCACTAAATCATATGAGTACGACAGCAATTACCAGCCTCCTCCGGATAAAATAGCTGAAGCACACAAGGCTGCAAGGTTTGCTGTTGGGGCTCTGGCATTTGATGATGTCTCTATCGCCGTAGACTACCTCAAAAAATCACTTGAGCTGTTAACAAACCCATCAGCTGATCAATGA